A single genomic interval of Terriglobales bacterium harbors:
- a CDS encoding cold shock domain-containing protein, which translates to MARIQGKVKWFNNAKGYGFIGREDGPDVFVHYSGITSEGYKSLAEGDDVEFEIVDGQKGPQAANVNKLSA; encoded by the coding sequence GTGGCTCGAATTCAAGGCAAGGTCAAGTGGTTCAACAACGCAAAGGGGTACGGATTCATCGGCCGGGAAGATGGGCCCGATGTGTTCGTTCATTATTCCGGGATCACCAGCGAGGGTTACAAGAGCCTCGCAGAAGGTGACGATGTAGAGTTCGAAATCGTCGATGGCCAAAAGGGTCCGCAAGCAGCGAATGTAAATAAGCTATCGGCATAA